One segment of Phragmites australis chromosome 13, lpPhrAust1.1, whole genome shotgun sequence DNA contains the following:
- the LOC133889774 gene encoding UDP-glucosyltransferase UGT13248-like, with the protein MIQTCMSTTQSTENSGRASLHRKETCAPLHGTNAYKLGCTAALGKQAMGSTSASTMAMANTTSSSAEEGVGAHVLLLPYPGAQGHTNPMLQFGRRLAYHGLRPTLVTSRYVLSTTPPPGEPFSVAAISDGFDAGGAASCPDLSEYRRQLEAVGADTLAELLQSEAREGRQVRVLVYDPHLPWARRVAQAAGVAAAAFLSQPCSVDIVFGEVWAGRLALPVKDGRELHARGLLGVELGFDDVSPFAARPDCYPVLVQALMRQFEGLEDADDVLVNSFHDIEPEEADYMELTWHAKTIGPTLPSFYLDDDRMPSNKAYGFDLFSSTVSCMAWLDKQPPCSVLFVSYGTVSEYDEAQLQELGNGLCNSGKPFLWVVRTNEEHKLSIELRDKCKEQGIIVSWCPQLEVLAHKATGCFFTHCGWNSTLEAIANGVPMVAIPHWADQPTISKYMESMWGMGVRVRKEENGLVMRDEVERCIREVMDGERKDEYRRNATMWRQKAREAMQKGGSSDKNIAEFAAKYSSS; encoded by the exons ATGATACAAACGTGCATGTCGACTACACAGTCAACGGAAAATTCTGGTCGAGCTTCGCTTCACAGGAAAGAAACTTGCGCGCCACTCCACGGCACCAACGCCTACAAGTTGGGATGCACAGCAGCACTGGGCAAACAAGCCATGGGGAGCACGAGCGCCAGCACCATGGCGATGGCGAACACCACTTCCTCCTCAGCGGAAGAAGGCGTCGGCGCGCACGTCCTGCTCCTGCCGTACCCGGGCGCGCAGGGCCACACCAACCCGATGCTCCAGTTCGGCCGCCGCCTCGCGTACCACGGCCTCCGCCCCACGCTCGTCACCTCGCGGTATGTGCTCTCCACCACTCCGCCCCCTGGAGAGCCCTTCAGCGTGGCCGCCATCTCGGACGGCTTCGACGCGGGCGGCGCGGCCTCGTGCCCCGACCTCTCCGAGTACAGGCGCCAGCTTGAGGCCGTGGGCGCCGACACTCTGGCGGAGCTGCTGCAGTCGGAGGCACGGGAGGGGCGGCAGGTGCGCGTGTTAGTGTACGACCCGCACCTGCCCTGGGCGCGGCGGGTGGCGCAGGCAGCGGGCGTGGCGGCCGCGGCATTCCTGTCGCAGCCATGCTCCGTGGACATCGTCTTCGGGGAGGTATGGGCGGGGAGGCTGGCGCTGCCGGTAAAGGACGGGAGAGAGCTACACGCGCGCGGGCTGCTGGGAGTAGAGCTGGGGTTCGACGACGTGTCGCCGTTCGCAGCGAGACCGGACTGTTACCCGGTGCTCGTTCAAGCATTGATGCGGCAGTTCGAGGGGCTGGAGGACGCCGACGACGTGCTTGTCAACTCATTCCACGACATCGAACCAGAG GAGGCAGATTACATGGAGTTAACATGGCATGCAAAGACAATCGGCCCAACCTTGCCGTCATTCTACCTCGATGACGACCGTATGCCGTCCAACAAGGCTTACGGTTTTGACCTCTTCAGCAGCACTGTGTCGTGTATGGCTTGGCTTGACAAGCAGCCTCCTTGCTCTGTACTCTTTGTATCCTATGGGACTGTTTCAGAATACGACGAAGCACAATTACAGGAGCTTGGCAATGGACTGTGCAATTCTGGCAAACCATTCCTTTGGGTTGTGAGGACAAACGAGGAACACAAGCTGTCCATTGAACTCCGTGACAAGTGCAAGGAACAGGGCATTATTGTTTCTTGGTGCCCCCAGCTTGAGGTCCTGGCACATAAAGCCACAG GTTGTTTCTTCACGCACTGTGGATGGAACTCGACATTGGAGGCAATTGCTAATGGTGTGCCAATGGTGGCAATACCGCATTGGGCAGACCAGCCTACCATATCAAAATATATGGAAAGCATGTGGGGCATGGGAGTGCGGGTGCGCAAGGAAGAGAATGGCTTGGTGATGAGAGACGAGGTAGAAAGGTGCATCAGGGAGGTGATGGATGGAGAGAGGAAGGATGAGTACAGGAGGAATGCCACTATGTGGAGGCAGAAGGCCAGGGAGGCAATGCAGAAAGGAGGGAGCTCCGACAAGAACATTGCTGAATTCGCCGCAAAGTATTCATCAAGTTAA